In Bos taurus isolate L1 Dominette 01449 registration number 42190680 breed Hereford chromosome 11, ARS-UCD2.0, whole genome shotgun sequence, one DNA window encodes the following:
- the IL36RN gene encoding interleukin-36 receptor antagonist protein (The RefSeq protein has 1 substitution compared to this genomic sequence) gives MVLSGALCFRMKDAALKVLYLHDNQLLAGGLQAGKVIKGEEISVVPNRSLDAKLSPVILGVHGGSQCLSCGTGQEPTLKLEPVNIMELYHSAEKSKKFTFYRRDTGLTSSFESAAYPGWFLCTVPEADQPLQITQLPKDTSWDNPIIDFYFQQCD, from the exons ATGGTCCTGAGCGGGGCGCTGTGCTTCCG AATGAAGGATGCAGCATTGAAGGTGCTTTACCTGCATGATAATCAGCTTCTAGCCGGAGGCCTACAAGCGGGGAAGGTCATTAAAG GTGAGGAGATCAGCGTTGTCCCCAATCGGTCTCTGGATGCCAAGCTTTCTCCAGTCATCCTGGGCGTCCATAGTGGGAGCCAGTGCCTGTCATGTGGGACAGGGCAGGAACCAACCCTGAAACTAGAG CCAGTGAACATCATGGAGCTCTACCACAGTGCCGAGAAGTCTAAAAAATTCACTTTCTACCGGCGGGACACGGGGCTCACCTCCAGCTTTGAGTCGGCTGCCTACCCAGGCTGGTTTCTTTGTACAGTGCCTGAAGCTGACCAGCCTCTGCAGATCACCCAACTCCCGAAGGACACCAGCTGGGACAACCCCATCATCGACTTCTACTTCCAGCAATGTGACTAG